In the Candida orthopsilosis Co 90-125, chromosome 7 draft sequence genome, CCTTGTCATCTGTCTTTGTTTCCaacttttgtgtaacatTCACCTCATCGAGGCATTTtctgaaaatttgaaaacttcaAACGAAAAACCCACCATCCCATAACCAATCTTCATTTCACCCAACAACACTACTCTCCATGTCATCCATCTACAAAGCATTACAATCCAAGTCCTCAAAAGACACCCTGGACAAAACTAAACACATCAACAGACAAAGGTTACTAGTCATATCCTCACGAGGAATAACCTACAGACATCGTCATCTCATAAGTGACTTGTTAACCTTGTTACCACATGCAAGAAAAGAACCTAAATTCGACACCAAAAAGAACCTTtaccaattgaatgaagttgCTGAATTATACAATTGTAAtaatattttcttttttgaatgtAGAAAACATCAAGATTTATATCTTTGGATTGCCAAGCCACCTAATGGACCCACGGTGAAATTCCATATACAGAATTTACACACTTTGGATGAATTAAATTTTATTGGGAATTGCTTAAAAGGATCAAGGCCAGTGTTGAGTTTTGATAAATCGTTTGAATCTAGTGATCatttcaagttgttgaaggaaATGTTTATACAAACTTTTGGTGTGCCTCCAAATGCTAGAAAACTGAAACCATTTATTGATCACGTAACGACCTTTGCTATAGTTGATGGGAAGATTTGGATTAGAAATTATCAGATTAATGAAACGTTGGAAACCAAAGAgaatgaagatggtgatgaagttgatgttgattctttgaacttggttgaaattggacCAAGATTGGTATTGACATTGATCACTATATTGGAAGGATCATTCGGTGG is a window encoding:
- a CDS encoding Csi2 66S pre-ribosomal particle component; translation: MSSIYKALQSKSSKDTSDKTKHINRQRLLVISSRGITYRHRHLISDLLTLLPHARKEPKFDTKKNLYQLNEVAELYNCNNIFFFECRKHQDLYLWIAKPPNGPTVKFHIQNLHTLDELNFIGNCLKGSRPVLSFDKSFESSDHFKLLKEMFIQTFGVPPNARKSKPFIDHVTTFAIVDGKIWIRNYQINETLETKENEDGDEVDVDSLNLVEIGPRLVLTLITILEGSFGGPKIYENKEYVSPNFVRAQIKQQAAQQARSRAEAALERKIKKRSQVLQKDPLSNDALFKE